The genomic region CCCCTTGTCGATCAACAGCCGATTGGGAAAGAGGATGTCGGCCTCGTAGTGGTCGAAGCGATCGCGCATGTTCCCGACGTCGCGAGGGGTCTGCCCGAAGATCTTCGTGAGTTCCTCGCCGCGGATCGACTCGTAGCCCTCCTCGGTACCGGTGATCCGGCTGTCGCTCAGGTCCTCGTCCGTCAGCGTCGCGGTCGGCGCGTAGAAGTAGGGGCGGAAGTCGTAGACGCGGACGTGTTCGGCGTTGCCCTCGGCGTCCCGGCCGAAGACGTGCATGACGGGGTGCTCGCCGTCCGACCCCTCCTCGACGGTGTAGTTGACCTGCGTGACCCCGAGGTCGATCGTTCCCTCCACCGAGGGGAACCGCCGCTCGTCGATGTCGACGACCTCGCCCGTCGCGTCGCCGTTGCCGGCGACGGCGTGCGCCTCCGCGGCCGGACGTCCCTCGCTCTCGCCGGCGTACGCGGAGAGTCCCGATTGCTCCATATGCCCGCTCGTTGGACGCGGCAGGCTAAAACACCGGTGGTTTGGTGAGCGAAGTGAGCCAAACCGAGAAACGGCTCCGCTGTGACCGTGGTTTACTGAGCATGAGCGAAGTAGACCGGAGAGTGGAGCGAAGCGGAACGACCGTGGTTTGGCGAGGCGTGCTTCGACAAATCGGGGAGCGACGAGGTGCTTCCGTGGTTTGGCGAGGGGACGAAGCGAACCACGGAACGGCGGTGTCGGGACGGAGGGGCCGACGAGGCCGGACCGGTCACGGCGGGTACCGGATCGAGACGGCGGGCGTTCGACCGGTGCGGCCGCGAGCCGGCTAGAACGGCGTGAAAACCGCCATTCGTCCGTCGAAACGCCGGTCGGCCGAACACTCCGGCAACCGGTGACGGAGCAACAAGACATATATCGTGTTAACACATACCAGTAACCGGTGACGACGATGTCAAGCGCCGATCACGAACGGCAGAACGGCACCGACGACGAACTGGAACTCGACGCGGTCGAGTCCGTCGAGACGTACGAGACCGCCGGGGGCATCGTCTTCTACGACGTCCGGAACCCGCTCGCGTGGGTCAAGACGACCCACAGCGTGTCCCTCCCCGACCAGGTCTGACTCGATTCGACGCCACCCGCGTGTCGAATCGCTTTTGCCCGCTCCGGCCGACCCCCGAGTGTGTTACCCGACGAGCGCTCGGAACACGAACCCGAGGAGCCGGATCTCGGCCCAGAGATCCCGAACGTCGAACCCGAGGAGAGCGAACCGGACCTCGGGCCGGAGATCCCCGACGTCTCGCCGCCCGACGGCGGCTTTTTCGGCCCCGAGGACGCTCCGAAGGACCTCCTGAGCGCGTTCTGGAAGCTCGTCGTCCTCTTCAACTTCGGGATCCTCGCGGCGAGCCTCGGTGCGCTCTTTCTGGTCTTCGAGGGACGAATCCCCCTCGGCGGGGGCCTGCTGACGGTCGGCCTGCTCGCGCTCGCGCGCGGCCTCTACAACTACTGGACGCTCGACCTCGACGGGATGGGCACCGACAACGACTAACCCGCGAGGCGAGTAGCGCGGGTATGCAGACCGTCGAGGACGGCGACGGCGCGCGGTACCTCCTGCTCAAACGCTCGGGGTCCTCGAGCCTGGTGCGCGACCCCGAGACCGGCGAGGAGCGGTACGTCGAGACCGGCGACCTGTCGTCGGTCGAGGGCACTTCGGCGCTCGAAACGGCCGCGAACGAGGTCGACGAGTCGATCAGGCGCCTCCTCGGGGCCGTCCACGACGACCGCACGCTCGGGCTCCTGCTGGTTCTCGACGCCCGCGGGCCGCTGGCGGTCCGCGACCTCCTCGGGTTCGATTCGCTCTGTGAAAGCGACTTCCACGGGACGGTCGCGGAGCTTCGAGCGGCGGGGTTAGTAGAAGAGCGCGAGGTCGCCGGCGAGCGGGGCTACGGGACGACCCGGCTCGCAGAGGCGGCGCTGTCCTCACTCCGCGGCGAGTAGCGCCTCGCCGCGCTCGACCGTCGAGCGATTCGTCGTCGGGTCCTTTCTGACGGTGACGAGGTCGTCGGCCGCCCCCACGAGCTCCTCGTCGTGGCTGACGACCACGATCTGCTCGACGCCGAGCCGGCGCATCGACTCGACGAGGTCGACAAGCTTCGAGACGTGTCCCGAATCGAGGAAGACGGTCGGCTCGTCGAGGATCAGCGGCGGCATCGACGCGCTTCCCTCGATCCCCTCCGCGAGCAGGCGGTAGATCGCACAGCGCAACGAGAGGTTGAACAGGGCGCGCTCGCCGCCCGAGAGCTGTTCGGGCGCGAGCGGCGAGCCGTCCTTCTGGTAGACGGTGAGTTCGTACTCCCCCGTCAACTCGAGCTTCGCGTAGGCGTCGTTCTGATACACGAGGTCGAACGTCTCGTTCAACATGCGTTCGAGCTGTTCGACGTTGCGCTGGCGGAGTTCGGTGCGCAGCCGGCCGTACATCCCCTGTAGCTCCTCGGTCTCCCCGTAGAGCGAGTCGAGCGCCTCCAGTCGCTCCTGCACCGTTTCGCGCCGATCGCGGAGCGTCTCCAGCGCGTCGAGTTCGCCCTTGACGCCGCCGATCCGGTCGCGGAGCCGCGCCTCCTCCTCGTCGAGCTCCGCGAGGCGCTGTTCGACCCGTTCGAGGTACTCCTCGGCCTCGCGCTCGTTCTCGCGCGCCCGCTCGATGCGTCCGGGGTCGTACTCGTCCTCGAGTTCGCCCTTGCGCCCGCGTTTCTCCGCGAGGCGCTCGCGGCGCTCGTCGTTCAACTCGGCGAGGTCCTCGCGGCGCTCCCGGAGCGACGAGACCGTCTCGCGGGCGTCCCCGATCTCCGAGCGGACCTCCGAAAGCGAGTCGAGCCGGTCGAGCCGGTCCTCGAGGGCGGTTCGCTCGTCGTCGAGGGTCGAGATCCGCTCTCGAACCTCGCTCGCGCGCTCGCGGGCCGTCTCCGCCGCCTCCCGCTTCTCCGCCGCCTCCGCGTCGAGTTCGTCCGCGCGCGTTTCGAGATCCGACGCCCGCTCGCGCTTCTCGGCCAACTGCCGGTCGCGATCCGAGAGCAGTTCCTCGAGGGTGCCGTGGCGCTCGTTCTTCCGGGCGATCTCTGACTCGGCCTCCGAGAGTTCTTCCGCGCGTTCGATCCGCCCCTCGACGGCCTCGATCTCCTCGTGAAGCCCCTCCAGATCGGCCTCCAGTTCCGAGACGCGCTCGCGGCGCTCCTCGAGGGCGTCGACGTGGGGCGAGTCCTCGACCGGCTGACCACACTCGGGGCACTTGCCCGCCTCCCGGAGGCGCTCGCCCTCCGCGACGGCCTCGCGGGCGGTCTCGAGCGAGGCACGACGCTCCGTCTCGCGCTCGCGAAGGCCCTCGCGCTCCTCGCGCAACGCGGCGAGCCAGCCGTCGGCCTCGCCGGGGTCGACGGGGGCGTCGGCGAAGCGCTCGCGCAGGCTCCCGATCCCCGATTCGAGGGCCGAGAGCGCCTCGCGGCGTTCCTCGAGGTCCGATTCGCCCTCCCCGATCTCGGTTTCGAGTTCCGCGCGTTTCTCGCGGGCCTCCTCGGCCCGCGTTTCGAGGTCCTCGGCGGCCTCGGCGTTCGACTTCGCGTCGCTTTTGGCCTGCTGGGCGTCGAGGCTCGCCTCGCGGATCGCCTCGCGACACTCCTCCAGATCCGTTTCGAGTTCCTCGCGGCGCTCCTCGATTGCCGAGTCGTCGGCGCTCTCGAGGGCCGACTCGGCGACGAGGTCGTCCCGCCGGCGCTCCAGCGAGTCGATCTCCTCGCGGGTCTCCGCGAGCCGTTCCTTGAGCGCCCCGCGGTCGTCCTCGGTCGCGGAGATCGCCTTCCGGAGCCCCTCGATGTCGGCGTCGAGCGAGTCGATCTCCTCGCGGGTCTCCTCGTGTGCGTCGAGGACCTCGCGGGCCTCCTCGCGGGTTCGCTCCGCGTTTCGTTCGTTCTCCTCGAAGCGTTCGATCTCGGCTTCGATCCTCGCGAGCTCGGTTTCGAGGTCGTTCAGGAGCGCGGGCAGGTCCTTCTCCTCCTTCTCGTCGATCTGCGAGTCGATCTCCCGGAGGCTCCCCTGGACGTCGGCGCGGACGTCGTTGACTCCCAATCGAG from Halalkalicoccus sp. NIPERK01 harbors:
- the rad50 gene encoding DNA double-strand break repair ATPase Rad50, producing MRVERVRLENFKPYRDTDLRLERGVTVIHGLNGSGKSSLLEACFFALYGSSALDGTLEDVITNGEEECEIELWFTHGEGSYHVERRIRLSGERAQTATCVLETPEGSVEGARDVERYVENLLRMDADAFVNCAYVRQGEVNKLIHATPGERQDMIDDLLQLGKLEEYRERVSEARLGVNDVRADVQGSLREIDSQIDEKEEKDLPALLNDLETELARIEAEIERFEENERNAERTREEAREVLDAHEETREEIDSLDADIEGLRKAISATEDDRGALKERLAETREEIDSLERRRDDLVAESALESADDSAIEERREELETDLEECREAIREASLDAQQAKSDAKSNAEAAEDLETRAEEAREKRAELETEIGEGESDLEERREALSALESGIGSLRERFADAPVDPGEADGWLAALREEREGLRERETERRASLETAREAVAEGERLREAGKCPECGQPVEDSPHVDALEERRERVSELEADLEGLHEEIEAVEGRIERAEELSEAESEIARKNERHGTLEELLSDRDRQLAEKRERASDLETRADELDAEAAEKREAAETARERASEVRERISTLDDERTALEDRLDRLDSLSEVRSEIGDARETVSSLRERREDLAELNDERRERLAEKRGRKGELEDEYDPGRIERARENEREAEEYLERVEQRLAELDEEEARLRDRIGGVKGELDALETLRDRRETVQERLEALDSLYGETEELQGMYGRLRTELRQRNVEQLERMLNETFDLVYQNDAYAKLELTGEYELTVYQKDGSPLAPEQLSGGERALFNLSLRCAIYRLLAEGIEGSASMPPLILDEPTVFLDSGHVSKLVDLVESMRRLGVEQIVVVSHDEELVGAADDLVTVRKDPTTNRSTVERGEALLAAE